From Granulicella sp. WH15, the proteins below share one genomic window:
- a CDS encoding carboxypeptidase-like regulatory domain-containing protein, translating to MKKLFRNRAGNVLAVVGAFVALAIFALTATGMAQTPAPASIHGKVTNPAGFPIVKGDVKLTTDKTGEAKDRKYKYSFPIDAQGNYKGDGIVPGDYLAVVMVDDKTIDFIESAQLKSGADFEGNFDMTRKEYIDKMTPEEKKQLEEFKKKNAETMAANSKIANLNGLLATARGDIKSGDFDGAIKAMTDATTAKPDEAILWLTLGDAQLGSGSAAQAAARTAHTSPMDAAIVEKFTAAAASYQKAIDANTASKKPNAETGATAYNQLGQALGRSGKTKESGEAYDNAAKADPAGAGKYLYNEAATLFNAGDMDGAAAAADKAIAADPKRPDIYYIKGQSLVSKATVDPKTQKIVAPPGCIEAYQTYLQLAPDGPHAADVKQVLDGFGAKIESSYKANTKKK from the coding sequence GTGAAGAAGCTATTTAGAAATAGGGCCGGAAACGTTCTGGCTGTGGTTGGGGCTTTCGTTGCGCTGGCGATCTTCGCCTTGACCGCGACCGGCATGGCGCAGACACCGGCTCCGGCCTCGATCCACGGTAAGGTGACCAACCCCGCCGGGTTCCCCATCGTCAAGGGCGATGTGAAGCTGACGACCGACAAGACCGGCGAGGCCAAGGACCGGAAGTACAAGTACAGCTTCCCCATCGACGCGCAGGGCAACTACAAGGGCGACGGCATCGTCCCGGGCGACTACCTGGCGGTGGTGATGGTCGATGATAAGACCATCGACTTCATCGAGAGTGCGCAGCTGAAGTCGGGTGCGGACTTCGAGGGCAACTTCGACATGACCCGCAAGGAGTACATCGACAAGATGACTCCGGAAGAGAAGAAGCAGCTCGAAGAGTTCAAGAAGAAGAACGCCGAGACGATGGCGGCAAACTCCAAAATCGCCAACCTGAATGGACTGCTGGCGACAGCACGCGGCGATATCAAGTCGGGCGACTTCGATGGCGCGATCAAGGCTATGACGGACGCGACGACGGCCAAGCCCGATGAGGCGATCCTGTGGCTGACGCTGGGCGATGCGCAGTTGGGTTCGGGCTCCGCGGCCCAGGCGGCGGCGCGCACGGCGCACACCAGCCCCATGGACGCGGCGATCGTCGAGAAGTTCACGGCGGCGGCGGCCTCTTACCAGAAGGCTATCGACGCCAACACGGCCTCGAAGAAGCCGAACGCGGAGACGGGCGCGACGGCCTACAACCAGCTAGGTCAAGCGCTGGGCCGCTCGGGCAAGACGAAGGAATCGGGCGAGGCATACGACAACGCGGCCAAGGCTGATCCGGCAGGCGCGGGCAAGTATCTCTACAACGAGGCAGCAACCCTCTTCAACGCGGGCGATATGGATGGCGCGGCAGCAGCGGCGGACAAGGCCATTGCGGCCGACCCGAAGCGCCCGGACATCTACTACATCAAGGGCCAGTCGCTGGTTTCGAAGGCGACGGTTGACCCGAAGACGCAGAAGATCGTGGCTCCTCCGGGCTGCATCGAGGCCTACCAGACCTACCTGCAGCTTGCTCCCGACGGCCCGCACGCGGCGGATGTGAAGCAGGTGCTGGACGGCTTCGGCGCGAAGATCGAGTCGAGCTACAAGGCGAACACCAAGAAGAAGTAG
- the glp gene encoding gephyrin-like molybdotransferase Glp, with protein MTTLGFEAALELLRELRVVAVDEMEEVALGASRGRVLAASVAADRDQPPFDRATRDGFAVRAEDFNVGELAVVGSVRAGQRWTGAALGMGEAIEIMTGAPLPEGADAVAMVEHVVRKGEQVRAAVGRSLVAGENVVEQGAEARAGQVLLPVGNVMGAAEIALAAACGRARVKVWRRPTVAIVATGDELVELGTASALEPQQIWNSNSYAIAAMVEAAGGEAVRLPITPDVREAVAASLERARECDLVVLSGGVSMGEYDLVEEMLLAAGAEFFFTGVRMQPGKPMVCGRLGEKLFFGLPGNPISTQVTFHCFVEPLLRRMCGEAGAAPRWGLARLAKEAEGKPGLTRLLPGRLDGVEAWVVGWQGSGDLAANARANCYVELPEGRATLAAGEYVRVLLR; from the coding sequence ATGACGACGTTGGGATTCGAAGCGGCACTGGAGCTGCTGCGCGAGCTGCGGGTGGTGGCCGTGGACGAGATGGAAGAGGTCGCTCTGGGGGCGTCTCGCGGGAGGGTGCTGGCCGCATCCGTCGCGGCGGATCGGGACCAGCCGCCCTTCGACCGGGCCACGCGGGATGGGTTTGCGGTGCGGGCGGAGGATTTCAATGTAGGTGAGCTGGCGGTGGTGGGGTCGGTGCGGGCCGGGCAGCGATGGACAGGCGCGGCGCTGGGGATGGGTGAGGCGATTGAGATTATGACCGGCGCTCCCCTGCCCGAGGGCGCGGACGCTGTGGCGATGGTGGAGCATGTCGTCCGCAAAGGGGAACAGGTGCGAGCGGCTGTGGGGAGGAGTCTCGTCGCGGGCGAGAATGTGGTCGAGCAGGGAGCCGAGGCTCGGGCCGGGCAGGTGCTGCTACCGGTCGGGAACGTGATGGGCGCGGCGGAGATCGCCTTGGCAGCGGCCTGCGGGCGGGCGCGGGTGAAGGTGTGGCGGCGGCCGACGGTGGCGATTGTAGCCACGGGGGATGAGCTGGTGGAGCTGGGCACGGCTTCGGCGCTGGAGCCGCAGCAGATATGGAACTCGAACAGCTACGCCATCGCCGCGATGGTGGAGGCGGCGGGCGGCGAGGCGGTGCGGCTGCCGATCACGCCGGACGTGCGCGAAGCGGTGGCGGCGAGCCTCGAGCGGGCGCGGGAGTGCGATCTGGTGGTGCTCTCGGGGGGCGTCTCGATGGGAGAGTATGACCTGGTGGAAGAGATGCTGCTGGCCGCCGGGGCAGAGTTCTTCTTTACCGGGGTGAGGATGCAGCCGGGAAAGCCGATGGTCTGTGGGCGGTTGGGCGAGAAGCTGTTCTTTGGACTGCCGGGGAATCCGATCTCGACGCAGGTGACCTTTCACTGCTTTGTGGAGCCGTTGCTGCGGCGTATGTGCGGCGAGGCTGGAGCGGCTCCGCGATGGGGACTGGCTCGGCTGGCCAAGGAGGCCGAGGGCAAGCCGGGGCTGACGCGGCTGCTGCCCGGACGGCTGGATGGCGTGGAGGCTTGGGTAGTCGGGTGGCAGGGGTCCGGCGATCTGGCGGCCAACGCGAGGGCGAACTGCTATGTGGAGCTGCCGGAGGGCCGGGCAACATTGGCGGCTGGTGAGTATGTACGAGTGTTGCTGCGGTAG
- a CDS encoding Dabb family protein, producing the protein MFIHIFTFRWKPEATEALKQRAATDILAFQGVIPGLLETNIGNNISPRGGGYTFTGLMKFTDQAAYEAYAIHPIHMALLEWLIPLVEPLEIDFEI; encoded by the coding sequence ATGTTCATCCACATCTTCACCTTCCGCTGGAAGCCCGAGGCCACCGAAGCCCTGAAGCAGCGCGCCGCCACCGATATTCTGGCCTTCCAGGGCGTCATCCCCGGCCTGCTCGAGACCAACATCGGCAACAATATCTCCCCGCGCGGCGGCGGCTACACCTTCACCGGACTGATGAAGTTCACCGACCAGGCGGCCTACGAGGCTTACGCGATCCACCCCATCCACATGGCCCTTCTCGAGTGGCTCATCCCGCTCGTCGAGCCGCTCGAGATCGACTTCGAGATCTGA
- a CDS encoding TonB-dependent receptor: MIAIMLSGGMAWGQSPAPAPVAQAATAPAVGGGTIHGVVRAGTVPLPGVAVTATNTLTGKKYTTSTDINGSYAMTIPKTGRYVVRAELAAFAAETKEVRLTAEATDQTAEFAMQLASRVAQQEQAADATSTGALTGSASRANRQAALERGLQSLNVTGIGAEGEAATADASAAGGGQAGAALPSLAGLGTGDGSDSVTVSGQMGQTNGLANMNEDEMRQRIQDAMERARQQGGETADQLSAVAGMLAPLMNGGGFGGSGGGSRGGGGGRGGGGRGGGGGGFRGFNPSQPHGAIFWVGSNNLLNAAPFSISGDPVANPAGYQNSFGLSFVGSPFIPGLVKASSKQFIFFNVTGTRNINAQIFNGTVPTVAERSGDFSALGSTLYDPATGLPFAGNVIPTSPTGCPAGHLTCSTLSPAALALLKYYPAPNVSDVGSQGYNYQTLTTAGSNSTAASLRFVRNLGNAPAFGARGGGRRQQGGPATLRQNINFNGSYSHSASDQRNIFLPLGGTTATTGYATTAGYTIGYGRLTNNATLTWNRSNTSGRNYFTNGSSNPYLDAGLEATQNTQNPFFFGLPNLSFTGFTGLSQAAPSEAIGQTISFSDFVSYSHKRHNMRFGLDIRRVHADSLGGANPLGTLTFTGYATGAPGTSQTASSGSGFADFLIGLPQQSAIQASLQKTYLRENVYDWYAQDDWRMRGGLTLNFGLRYEYFGPYTEKNNRLVNLDHTPDFSAVAPVTPGEVGPYQGRFNRSLVNPDHTMYAPRFGFAYRMPSKYLPTLTKDVIVRGGYGVNYNTGQYASFAKQLAFQPPFALTQTNSVTTPSISGTAGCMGATPTTAANLTLTNPYGCSTVAVTNNYSVNKNYRLGHLQTWSLGVQKTLPLQTVLNIDYNGTVGGALDIVRAPNRSATGLNNPDAQAYQYEDSLGFSRMNALLINLRKRQQKGVSVQATYWYRHSLDNASSIGGTKAVPAQNDLDLNAEEGNSSFVVRHQLTGNWVLELPVGPNRALLNKGGFWSRALDGFNLSGTYTFASGTYFTPNYTGTVSEVASGVVSSSRPDRNFNVPVKGPGHLVRKGPSCLESIDSCWFNPAAFSAPAAGVYGNASRGDIEGPGTVTVSSALSRTLTFGGTRSFEMRMTAANVFNTVQYTGINTTLNSPTFGEVTGAAARRSLSFTGRYRF; this comes from the coding sequence ATGATCGCGATAATGTTGTCGGGCGGTATGGCTTGGGGCCAGTCCCCTGCCCCGGCTCCTGTGGCTCAGGCTGCGACCGCTCCGGCGGTGGGCGGCGGCACGATTCATGGAGTGGTAAGGGCCGGGACAGTGCCTCTGCCGGGCGTCGCCGTGACGGCCACCAACACGCTGACCGGCAAGAAGTACACGACTTCGACCGACATAAACGGCAGCTATGCGATGACGATTCCAAAGACCGGCCGGTACGTCGTGCGGGCGGAGTTGGCGGCCTTCGCGGCGGAGACCAAGGAGGTTCGGCTGACGGCTGAGGCGACCGACCAGACCGCCGAGTTTGCCATGCAACTGGCCTCGCGCGTGGCCCAGCAGGAGCAGGCGGCTGATGCCACGTCCACCGGCGCGCTCACCGGCAGCGCCAGCAGGGCCAATCGGCAGGCGGCGCTGGAGCGGGGATTGCAGTCGCTGAACGTGACGGGAATCGGAGCAGAGGGGGAGGCGGCCACGGCGGATGCCAGCGCGGCGGGCGGCGGGCAGGCTGGTGCGGCGCTGCCCTCGCTGGCCGGACTGGGTACGGGTGACGGCAGCGACTCGGTGACCGTGAGCGGGCAGATGGGCCAGACCAACGGGCTCGCCAACATGAACGAGGACGAGATGCGACAGCGCATCCAGGACGCGATGGAGCGGGCTCGGCAGCAGGGCGGGGAGACCGCCGACCAGTTGAGCGCCGTGGCCGGGATGCTGGCTCCTCTGATGAACGGAGGCGGTTTCGGTGGATCGGGCGGCGGCTCGCGCGGCGGTGGTGGCGGACGCGGCGGCGGGGGGCGTGGAGGCGGCGGTGGAGGGTTTCGCGGCTTCAATCCATCCCAGCCGCACGGCGCGATCTTCTGGGTGGGCAGCAACAACCTGCTGAACGCGGCTCCCTTCTCCATCTCGGGCGATCCGGTGGCCAATCCGGCAGGCTACCAGAACTCGTTCGGGCTGAGCTTTGTGGGGTCGCCGTTCATTCCAGGACTGGTGAAGGCCAGCTCGAAGCAGTTCATCTTCTTCAACGTAACCGGCACGAGGAACATCAACGCGCAGATCTTCAACGGCACGGTGCCCACCGTGGCCGAGCGCTCGGGCGACTTTAGCGCGCTGGGCTCGACGCTCTACGACCCGGCGACCGGGCTGCCCTTCGCGGGCAACGTGATTCCGACGAGCCCGACGGGCTGCCCGGCGGGGCACCTGACCTGCTCGACCCTCTCGCCCGCCGCGCTGGCGCTGCTAAAGTATTACCCGGCCCCGAATGTGTCCGACGTAGGCTCGCAAGGGTACAACTACCAGACGCTGACGACGGCGGGCTCGAACAGCACGGCGGCCTCGCTGCGCTTCGTGCGCAACCTGGGCAATGCCCCGGCCTTCGGCGCGCGTGGCGGCGGCAGACGGCAGCAGGGCGGACCGGCAACGCTGCGGCAGAACATCAACTTCAACGGCAGCTACTCGCACTCGGCCAGCGACCAGAGGAATATCTTTCTGCCGCTGGGCGGGACCACCGCGACGACCGGCTACGCGACCACCGCGGGCTACACCATCGGCTACGGGCGACTGACCAACAATGCCACGCTGACGTGGAACCGCTCGAACACTTCGGGGCGCAACTACTTTACCAATGGCAGCTCCAATCCCTATCTGGACGCGGGGCTGGAGGCGACGCAGAACACCCAGAACCCGTTCTTCTTCGGCCTGCCGAACCTCTCGTTTACCGGCTTTACCGGGTTGAGCCAGGCCGCTCCCAGCGAGGCCATCGGGCAGACGATCAGCTTCTCGGACTTTGTGAGCTACAGCCATAAGCGACACAATATGCGCTTCGGCCTCGACATACGGCGCGTGCATGCGGACTCGCTGGGCGGCGCGAATCCGCTGGGGACGCTGACCTTTACCGGTTATGCGACCGGGGCTCCGGGCACGTCGCAGACGGCCTCCTCCGGCTCCGGCTTCGCGGACTTTCTGATCGGACTGCCGCAGCAGAGCGCCATCCAGGCCAGCTTGCAGAAGACGTATCTGCGCGAGAACGTCTACGACTGGTACGCGCAGGATGACTGGCGCATGCGCGGCGGGCTGACGCTGAACTTCGGGCTGCGTTACGAGTACTTCGGACCCTATACCGAGAAGAACAACCGTCTGGTGAACCTGGATCACACGCCGGACTTCAGCGCGGTGGCCCCGGTGACTCCGGGTGAAGTCGGTCCCTATCAGGGCCGGTTCAACCGCTCGCTGGTGAACCCCGACCATACGATGTACGCGCCGCGCTTCGGCTTTGCGTATCGTATGCCGAGCAAGTACCTGCCAACGCTGACCAAGGATGTCATCGTGCGCGGCGGCTATGGCGTGAACTACAACACGGGCCAGTACGCCAGCTTCGCCAAGCAACTGGCGTTCCAGCCGCCCTTCGCGCTGACCCAGACCAACTCGGTGACGACGCCCTCGATCTCGGGCACAGCCGGGTGCATGGGCGCGACGCCGACGACGGCGGCGAACCTGACCCTGACGAATCCGTACGGCTGCTCGACCGTGGCCGTGACGAACAACTACAGCGTGAACAAGAACTATCGCCTGGGGCATCTGCAGACGTGGAGCCTGGGCGTGCAGAAGACACTGCCGCTACAGACTGTATTGAACATCGACTACAACGGCACGGTGGGCGGAGCGCTCGATATCGTGCGGGCTCCGAACCGCAGCGCGACGGGGCTCAATAACCCCGATGCGCAGGCCTACCAGTATGAGGATTCGCTGGGCTTCTCTCGAATGAACGCGCTGCTCATCAACCTGCGCAAGCGGCAGCAGAAGGGCGTCAGTGTTCAGGCAACGTACTGGTATCGGCACTCGCTCGACAACGCCTCGTCGATTGGCGGCACCAAGGCCGTGCCCGCGCAGAACGACCTGGACCTGAACGCGGAGGAGGGCAACAGCAGCTTTGTCGTGCGTCACCAGCTAACGGGCAACTGGGTGCTCGAGCTGCCCGTCGGGCCAAACCGCGCGCTGCTGAACAAGGGCGGCTTCTGGTCGAGGGCGCTCGATGGCTTCAACCTGAGTGGCACCTACACCTTCGCGAGCGGCACCTACTTTACGCCGAACTACACGGGCACGGTGAGCGAGGTGGCCTCGGGTGTCGTCTCTTCGTCACGACCTGACAGGAACTTCAACGTGCCGGTGAAGGGGCCGGGACATCTGGTGCGTAAGGGGCCGTCGTGCCTCGAGTCGATCGACTCCTGCTGGTTCAATCCGGCTGCGTTCAGCGCGCCCGCCGCGGGAGTCTACGGCAATGCGTCGCGTGGCGATATCGAAGGGCCGGGCACGGTGACAGTCTCGTCGGCGCTCTCGCGGACGCTCACGTTTGGCGGTACGCGGAGCTTCGAGATGCGCATGACCGCGGCCAATGTCTTCAACACCGTGCAGTACACGGGCATCAACACGACGCTGAACTCTCCGACCTTCGGCGAGGTAACCGGGGCTGCGGCGCGGCGCTCGCTGAGCTTCACAGGGCGGTATCGTTTTTAG
- the egtB gene encoding ergothioneine biosynthesis protein EgtB: protein MPTQVQNPAVATALLERFRTVRAATLAFASPLSPEDLMVQSLPEASPVKWHLAHTSWFFETFVLTDPAIGLPGYQPFHPDFRWLFNSYYNALGEMPEKKLRSSFSRPPLTDILAFRAHIDSAIERLLEGNAEAEALRRITLGLEHEQQHLELIATDIKHALFTNPLHPAYLEAPATPGNIAPPVEFIPFAGGLTRIGTIPDATDPLSFAFDNETPEHTVFLQPYRLASRLVTVAEYLAFMDDNAYSRPELWLSEGWATMRAAGWQAPLYWQRDPATSTGWSIYTLGGLHPLETLAATPVCHLSFFEADAFARWSGCRLPTEFEWEHAAATLSTTQGNFLESNALHPLPAPTTNGLHQLFGDTWEWTASPYTGYPGYKPLPGALGEYNGKFMSSQIILRGGSSVTPTTHIRATYRNFFPPSTRWQFSGLRLAQDA, encoded by the coding sequence ATGCCAACCCAGGTTCAGAACCCAGCCGTCGCCACGGCCCTCCTCGAGCGCTTCCGCACCGTCCGCGCCGCCACCCTGGCTTTCGCCTCTCCGCTCTCGCCTGAAGACCTAATGGTCCAGTCCCTGCCCGAGGCATCTCCGGTTAAGTGGCACCTGGCCCACACCAGTTGGTTCTTCGAGACCTTCGTCCTCACCGACCCCGCGATCGGCCTGCCCGGCTACCAACCCTTCCACCCCGACTTCCGCTGGCTCTTCAACTCCTACTACAACGCCCTCGGCGAGATGCCCGAGAAGAAGCTGCGCTCCTCCTTCTCGCGCCCGCCGCTGACGGATATTCTGGCCTTCCGCGCCCACATCGACAGCGCTATCGAGCGGCTTCTCGAAGGCAACGCCGAGGCCGAAGCCCTGCGCCGCATCACCCTCGGCCTTGAACACGAGCAACAGCATCTGGAGCTGATCGCCACCGACATCAAGCACGCCCTCTTCACCAACCCCCTGCACCCGGCTTATCTCGAAGCTCCGGCAACCCCCGGCAACATCGCCCCGCCCGTCGAGTTCATCCCCTTCGCCGGGGGCCTCACCCGCATCGGTACTATCCCCGACGCCACCGACCCACTCTCCTTCGCCTTCGACAACGAGACCCCCGAGCACACGGTCTTCCTCCAGCCTTACCGGCTCGCCAGCCGCCTGGTCACGGTCGCCGAGTACCTCGCCTTCATGGACGACAACGCCTACTCCCGCCCGGAGCTATGGCTCTCCGAGGGTTGGGCGACCATGCGCGCCGCAGGCTGGCAGGCTCCTCTCTACTGGCAGCGCGACCCCGCCACAAGCACCGGCTGGAGCATCTACACTCTCGGCGGCCTGCACCCGCTCGAGACCCTCGCCGCCACCCCTGTCTGTCACCTTAGCTTCTTCGAGGCCGACGCCTTCGCCCGCTGGTCTGGTTGTCGACTCCCCACCGAGTTCGAATGGGAACACGCAGCCGCCACACTCTCCACTACACAAGGCAACTTCCTGGAATCCAACGCCCTCCACCCTCTTCCCGCACCCACAACCAACGGCCTGCACCAGCTCTTCGGCGACACCTGGGAGTGGACCGCCTCGCCCTACACCGGCTACCCCGGCTACAAGCCGCTCCCCGGCGCGCTCGGCGAGTACAACGGCAAGTTCATGTCTTCGCAGATCATCCTGCGCGGAGGCTCCTCGGTCACCCCCACCACCCACATCCGCGCCACCTATCGCAACTTCTTCCCGCCCTCCACGCGCTGGCAGTTCTCCGGCCTTCGTCTCGCCCAGGACGCATAA
- the moaC gene encoding cyclic pyranopterin monophosphate synthase MoaC: protein MADKLSHFDEAGQAHMVDVSGKSETRREAVAGAFVELSDAVLAALPQNPKGNPLEVARFAGIQAAKQTSTLIPMCHPLALSFVDVQATVVAGGVSIEATAATVAGTGVEMEAMVAASVAALTVYDMTKALDKGIRIREVALLRKSGGKSGEYRQES from the coding sequence TTGGCAGACAAGCTTTCGCACTTCGATGAGGCCGGGCAGGCTCACATGGTGGACGTGAGCGGCAAGAGTGAGACGCGGCGGGAGGCCGTGGCGGGGGCGTTTGTGGAACTCTCCGACGCAGTGCTGGCTGCGCTGCCGCAGAACCCGAAGGGGAACCCGCTGGAGGTGGCGCGGTTCGCCGGGATTCAGGCCGCGAAGCAGACCTCGACGCTGATTCCGATGTGTCATCCGCTGGCGTTGAGCTTCGTGGATGTGCAGGCGACGGTGGTGGCCGGTGGGGTCTCGATTGAGGCGACGGCGGCGACCGTGGCTGGAACGGGGGTAGAGATGGAGGCGATGGTGGCGGCTTCGGTGGCGGCGTTGACCGTGTATGACATGACCAAGGCCTTGGACAAGGGGATTCGGATACGCGAAGTGGCTCTGTTACGGAAGAGTGGTGGGAAGAGCGGGGAGTATCGGCAGGAGTCTTAG
- a CDS encoding DUF5666 domain-containing protein — MNVRSGLVALLSLVLALQPGHAQEEDGGGAAAMGGGRMVRGTVTAVAPDHLTLKTEAGETYQVALTPNTQLRKGRDPIKAADVHVGDGAGAMGVLDAPNKTVHALFVGVVDAEQIRKMREAMGKTYIAGKVTAIDELKLTILRQDNVTQVIAVDEDTSFRRGGRGMRGVMNGGGPEAVPAAPSAPAAGGQGGESITLADIKVGDSVAGQGAIKGGVFVPTQLAVMAPGAGRRRRGDAPAATPGEPK; from the coding sequence ATGAACGTGCGCTCGGGCTTGGTTGCCCTGTTGTCTTTGGTACTTGCCTTGCAACCCGGACATGCTCAGGAAGAAGACGGAGGCGGCGCGGCGGCTATGGGTGGCGGCCGCATGGTTCGCGGGACGGTGACGGCGGTGGCTCCCGACCACCTGACGCTGAAGACCGAAGCCGGTGAGACCTACCAGGTGGCGTTGACGCCGAATACGCAGCTGCGCAAGGGGCGCGATCCGATAAAGGCCGCCGACGTGCACGTGGGCGACGGCGCGGGGGCGATGGGGGTGCTGGACGCTCCGAACAAGACCGTCCATGCGCTGTTCGTGGGGGTGGTGGACGCCGAGCAGATCCGCAAGATGCGCGAGGCGATGGGCAAGACGTACATCGCGGGCAAGGTGACGGCGATCGACGAGCTGAAGCTAACGATCCTGCGGCAGGACAACGTGACGCAGGTGATCGCGGTGGATGAGGATACGTCGTTTCGGCGCGGAGGACGCGGGATGCGTGGGGTGATGAACGGAGGCGGGCCGGAGGCAGTGCCTGCTGCTCCTTCTGCTCCGGCGGCGGGTGGACAGGGCGGCGAGAGCATCACGCTGGCCGACATCAAGGTGGGGGATTCGGTTGCGGGGCAGGGAGCGATCAAAGGCGGGGTGTTTGTGCCGACGCAGCTTGCGGTGATGGCGCCAGGCGCTGGGCGAAGGCGACGGGGCGATGCTCCAGCGGCGACACCCGGGGAGCCGAAATAG
- a CDS encoding VIT1/CCC1 transporter family protein, whose protein sequence is MHDVTRAPHSEAHFQSTEAVRDIVIGLSDGLTVPFALAAGLSGAVSNAHLVVLAGLAEIAAGSIAMGLGGYLAARGDAEHYAAELVREQTEVVTRPDDEAEEIYEIFEQYAVSRAAATPVLEALQANPAAYVDFMMRFELGLERPAANRAHRSALTIAISYIAGGMVPLLPYMLLADNASALRLSVAITLVALATFGGIKGRLVGTGALRSAVQTTLIGGAAAAAAYGLARLLNHA, encoded by the coding sequence ATGCATGATGTTACCCGCGCCCCGCACTCTGAAGCCCACTTTCAATCCACCGAGGCTGTGCGCGATATCGTCATCGGCCTCTCCGATGGCCTCACCGTCCCCTTTGCGCTGGCCGCCGGACTCTCCGGTGCGGTCTCGAACGCCCACCTCGTCGTCCTCGCCGGACTGGCTGAGATCGCCGCCGGTTCCATCGCGATGGGCCTCGGCGGCTACCTGGCCGCGCGCGGCGACGCCGAACACTACGCCGCCGAGCTGGTCCGCGAGCAGACCGAGGTCGTTACCCGCCCCGATGACGAGGCCGAGGAGATCTACGAGATCTTCGAGCAGTACGCGGTGTCCCGCGCCGCCGCCACGCCCGTGCTCGAGGCCCTCCAGGCCAACCCCGCCGCCTACGTCGACTTCATGATGCGCTTCGAGCTGGGCCTCGAGCGTCCTGCCGCCAACCGTGCCCACCGCTCCGCCCTCACCATCGCCATCAGCTATATCGCCGGAGGCATGGTCCCCCTGCTGCCCTACATGCTGCTCGCCGACAACGCCTCGGCCCTGCGTCTCTCGGTGGCCATCACGCTGGTCGCGCTGGCTACCTTCGGTGGCATCAAGGGCCGCCTCGTCGGCACCGGAGCCCTGCGCAGCGCAGTCCAGACTACACTCATCGGGGGAGCCGCCGCAGCCGCTGCGTACGGCCTCGCCCGCCTTCTCAACCACGCCTAA
- the egtD gene encoding L-histidine N(alpha)-methyltransferase, translating to MPPTVTEAQPRIAAATAVSREARRGLTAARKSLSPWLFYDAVGSDLFEQITRLPEYYLTRTERALFAAHADRIVASAAGSAPLTIVELGAGTATKTGILLEAALRRQPELLYQPVDVSRSSLDEARTNLEATLPGLTVAPQLANYTIELLHFERPPAAHILALYIGSSIGNFTPSEAVDVLAILRAQLEPGDRLLLGTDLAPGPHKPVASLLAAYNDAAGVTSAFNRNMLIRLNRELGTDFSPTCFTHRAIWNPTESRIEMHLESRIAQTVHLPADAESPALTIDFAAGETIHTENSYKFTKPAIEALLSPAGFRLTDALEDPNHLFAVTVATAI from the coding sequence GTGCCGCCAACCGTTACCGAAGCCCAGCCCCGCATCGCCGCCGCCACCGCCGTCTCCCGCGAAGCCCGCCGCGGCCTCACCGCCGCCCGCAAGAGCCTGTCTCCCTGGCTCTTCTACGACGCCGTCGGCTCCGACCTCTTCGAGCAGATCACCCGGCTTCCCGAGTACTACCTCACCCGCACCGAGCGCGCCCTCTTCGCCGCCCACGCCGACAGGATCGTTGCCTCCGCCGCCGGTTCCGCGCCACTCACCATCGTCGAACTGGGCGCAGGCACCGCCACCAAGACCGGCATCCTGCTCGAAGCCGCGCTACGCCGCCAGCCCGAGCTGCTCTACCAGCCCGTAGACGTCTCGCGGTCCAGCCTGGACGAGGCCCGCACCAATCTGGAAGCCACTCTGCCCGGCCTCACGGTTGCGCCCCAGCTCGCCAACTACACCATCGAGCTGCTCCACTTCGAACGCCCGCCCGCAGCGCACATTCTGGCCCTCTATATCGGCTCCAGCATCGGCAACTTCACACCCTCCGAGGCTGTCGACGTCCTCGCCATCCTGCGTGCTCAGCTTGAGCCCGGCGACAGGCTCCTGCTGGGCACCGACCTGGCTCCCGGCCCGCATAAGCCCGTTGCCTCACTCCTGGCCGCCTACAACGATGCTGCGGGCGTTACCTCCGCCTTCAACCGCAACATGCTGATCCGCCTCAACCGCGAGCTGGGGACGGACTTCAGTCCCACCTGCTTCACTCACCGCGCCATCTGGAACCCCACCGAATCCCGCATCGAGATGCACCTCGAATCCCGCATCGCCCAGACGGTTCACCTGCCCGCCGACGCCGAATCTCCAGCCCTCACGATTGACTTCGCCGCTGGAGAAACAATTCACACCGAAAACAGTTACAAATTCACAAAACCCGCAATTGAAGCCCTTCTGAGCCCGGCGGGCTTTCGCCTGACTGACGCGCTGGAAGACCCCAACCACCTCTTCGCCGTAACCGTGGCCACTGCCATCTAA